TCAACCGTTCAAACTCATCATACTTAAAATCAACCTTCACCTTACCGTCGAAAGTTATAAATCCCCATTTTCCGTTTTTCTTTGCGATCAATATATTCTTTGAAACAACTGAGATATCTTCATAAGCAGGTTCAAACATAACATGTCCAGTCATAGAAACAGCACCAATGTGATTATTTTTAGATACTGCTATTATTCGTATATTATCAGATCCTCCAACAATAGAATAGTATTTATCATACTCTGGATTAATGAGAATTTTTCCACTTATATCTGCAAACCCGATTTTTCCTTCTTTTTTTATTGCAACCAAGTTCTCATTTAGTAGTTCTACTTCTTCAAACTGTGGCTGAACAACTGTAGTCCCAGCAGCTGAAACATAACCATATTTTTCATCTTTTGAAATTATAATTATTTTGTCATATGGAGGTAAATTTGGTATAACACATTCATCATACATAGGTTCAGCAATAAACCTTCCAGTTTTATCAATTATGCCCCATTTCCCGTTTTGTTTTACAGGAGCCATGTTTCCAATAAAATATTTAGCGTCTTCAAACTTGGGCTCAATTTCAATCTTACCATTTTCATTTACAAAACCAAACTTATTGCCAACTTTTATTTTTAAAAGACCGTTGTATATATCATAGACATCATCAAATACAGGTTCAACTAATACCTTCACTGTATTATCAATAAATCCCCATTTTTCGTTTTTCTTTACCTTAAACCCGGTGCTTAGCTGTTCTATTTCATCGAATTGAGGTTTCACAAGTACTCTTGCTTTTTTTAAAAAAATACCCCATTTACCATCTTTTTTAACCAAAACCCTTATTTCATAGTCTCTTGACCAATCACCATGTACCCAATCTAAATATTTAACTTCGGTAAATTGAGGGTGAATATAAACAAATTTCTTAACTGGAAATCTTTCAATTTCAATGTTTGCAAAAGCAACTTTAAATTCAGTTAACAACAAAATTACAATTGCTATAATTAAAATCAATCTTGATTTGTACAAAATATTATCTTGAATTCTTTTTAAAAACATGCAAAACTACACTCCTCTCCATTTATTTTTTATGTGTGCTGTGAACTACCATTCACCTAAAGAGGTGAAGGCATCCTACTTCATCTACCAGACTTGCTATTGATGAGAAAATCCTCAGTAATAGAACTCCACTCTCTATAAGCGTAAATTCGGGCAGTTCATCCTACTTATTGCTTATACGAAAAATTCCATAGCTTCATAGATTCTTTGCTACATTTTCATTCTTATCATGGACAAGTTCCACATTTCGGACATTTCCATATTCTATCTTTCAACTTTAGTTCTTTGCTGATGTTTCCGTTTTTATTACTACATATCTTAGAAAATGGAAATGACCTTTCTGCCTATACTCATGCTCCTTTGAAAGTCATTCTCTTACTTCCCCAGTTTTTGGGATCTTCTTTCTTCCTTGACAATTGCCTCTGCACTCTTTTAAGTCTCTCTTCTGCTTTGATAAAATATTTCAGATATTCAATCTTCAAAGTTTCTGTCTCACTTGTAATTGTTACAAAACTCTCCAAATTTAAATCTATCCACAACCAGAGAGATTAGTCAATAATTTTATTTTCCAATTTATAATGTTAATTGTAGATCTGAGTTATACTGTTAATACATTTTCTAATGCTGAAAAACTCAATTTTTCCATTTTGGGCGGCGTAAGTTCTCTTCTTGTTAAGTAAATATTAATTTCTAAGACTTTGGCAGCTTTAAAAGTATCCATCTGAACTTACTTCTTGCCTTTTCAATCATGCTATTTTTGCTCACAAGGCGGCGCTTGTTAAAAAGAACATGCTTTCTTAACTTGTAAAGGCATTTCATATGAACAGAATAAAACTCTGCTTTTTCTGATATTTCAGAAATAAAATTAAGGGTAAGTAGGATTTGCAAAAAAGTTTGTCTTCTTAAAATTTCCAAAGGATTTTGGAGAGCAGTTGGTAACAGATCGGTTTCAACAGCAAAGCTTATAGATTATGAAAACCTTGATATTAAAATTCTTGACAACCTTTATTCATATGATTTTTATTTGGCAATCTACGATGCAGAAAAAGGAATACTTTATATGTTCAATATTAACACATAAAAAAGCTCCCTTTCTTGGCATTAGCTTTTATTTATATCTTACATACAGCCAAGTACAGGGAGCTTTTTGTCTTGTAATTTCCAAAAAATTATCTTTAATCCAAATATTCCCCAACAAAAACCTCCTCGGCAGGTCCTGTCATAAAAACTATACCGTCATCTTGCCACTCTATTTCAAGAATTCCAAAATAAAGGTGGACACTTGCTTTTCTTTCCGCATAGCCATTTAAGTTTGCTGCTATCACAGAAGCACAAGAACCAGTACCGCATGCAAATGTAGCCCCTGCACCTCTTTCCCAAGTTCTCACTTTTATATTATTCTTGTCAATCACCTGAACAAAATTGACATTTGTTTTTCTTGGAAATACCTCATGCTTTTCTATTTTAGGACCTAAAGTATAAATGTCTACCTTTTCTAAATCGTCAACAAACAAAATAGTGTGAGGAACACCCATCAAAAGAGATGTAATTCTGTATTCATTGCCATCAACTACAATAGATGTATTTATGGCATCACTTTTTGGGTCGCCTTGCATTGGTATATCTTCTCTTTTAAAGCTGGGCTTTCCCATATTCACTTTAACTTTATCAACAAGTCCATATTCGTTTACAAAAAGCTCAGGTTCAATTATTCCTGCCAATGTTTCAACTTTGAATTTAGTAGATTTTACAATTCCCCTTTCAAATACATACTTTGCAAAACACCTGATTCCATTTCCACACATCTCAGCTTCAGACCCGTCTGAGTTTATAATTCTCATCCTGATATCAGCAAGCTTCGAATCTAAAACAAGCAATATCCCATCTGCTCCAACACCAATATGGCGATGACACATCTTTTTTGCAAGCAAGTTATAATCTATATCTTCTTTACCCCTTGCATCTATCACAATAAAGTCATTGCCAAGCCCGTGCATCTTAGAAAAAAGCATTTTTGTACCTCCTTTTCAAAATTTTTAGTTTCTAAGCGAAATTATAGGTGGTGGAACTCTTCCTCCACGTTCAATCAACCTTTTTGGTGAGCTTCTATTTATTTTCATCACCTTTGAACCTCCCAAAAGCCCACCAAAGTTAACCTCGTCGCCTTCCTTTTTGCCGTATGCAGGAATCACACGCACAGCTGTTGTTTTGTTGTTGTAAACACCAATTGCAATCTCATCTGCAATCATAGCAGAGATAACTTCAGCTTCTACATCGCCCGGCACAACTATCATGTCAAGCCCGACAGAACATACACTTGTCATAGCTTCTAGTTTTTCCAATGAAAGTGTTCCACTTTCAACCCCTTTTACCATTCCAGAGTCTTCTGATACAGGTATAAACGCGCCAGAAAGTCCACCTGTGAAACTTGCCGCCATAGCACCACCCTTTTTTACAGCATCATTCAAAAGCGCTAAAGCAAATGTAGTGCCATACCCGCCTACCTTCTCAACTCCTATCTCTTCAAGTATCTCTGCAATGCTATCACCAACTTTTGGTGTTGGCGCTAAAGACAGGTCTACAATCCCGGCTGGAATTTGAAGCTTTTTGCTTGCATACTGCAAAACAAGTTGACCAGCCCTTGTTATTTTAAATGCCATCTTTTTTATTGTCTCATAAATCTCATCAATTGAAGCATCTTTCTTCTCTTCCAATGCTCTTTTCACAACACCAGGACCTGAGATTCCCACATTTATACAGCAATCTCCCTCGCCTGTCCCATGAAACGCACCTGCCATAAATGGATTATCATCTGGTGCGTTTGCAAACACAACAAACCTTGCGCAGCCGAAACTGTCTTTGTCCTTTGTTTTTTGTGCAATATCTTTTATTATAAACCCAAGATGGGCAATCACATCAAGGTTAATACCCGACCTTGTTGTGCCAACGTCAACCGAAGAACATAGTCTATCTGTTGAGGCCAATGCATCTGGGATAGAAGATATGAATTTTTTAGTATTTTCATCATAGTTTTTGTGAACAGCCGCAGAGTAACCACCTATCAGATCAACCTCAAGCTCTTTGGCAATCTCATCAATGGCAAGCGCAACTTCTATGAGATCTTCATATGAATAAGAAAAGGTCAAAAGAGAAATAGGTGTAAGAGCTACCCTTTTGTTGACAATCGGAAGCCCAAACATATCTTCTATCTCATTTGCTACATTTTTAAGATTCCCCGCATATTTTATAATCTTTTTTCTCATGTTATCAATAAACCTCTGTGGAATGTCAGAGCTACAATCAAAAAGGCTTATCCCTACTGTGATTGTTCGAATATCCAAATTGCTTTGCTTTACCATATTGATAGTTTCAATTATCTCCTGTGATGTGAACATTCTGCTTTCATCTCCTCAAAAAGAAAAATTATTATATTCTGTTTATGCTATTGAAAAGGTCTTCGTGCTGCATATTTACATCAACGCCTATTTCCTCTCCTTTTTTTATGAGAAGATCTTTCAGTTCAGAAAACTTCAATTTGCAATCTTTAAGGTCAACAAGCATTATCATCGTAAAAAATCCTTGCATGATCGTCTGGCTTATATCAAGTATATTTACATTGTTCTGGGCAAGTAAGCTCGAGATTGCCGCAATTATACCAACCTTATCTTTACCAACAACCGTTATTATTGCTCTCATCATTCTTTCCCCCAAAAGTTTTTATAATAAAGTTTTTTGGACTTCAAAGCCTTTCTAAAACCCAACTGTACTCAGGAATTGCGGGAATAGCACCTTTTTTGGTCGCACACAGAGCCCCTGCTATGTTTGCCTTTCTTACAATTTTAACAATTTCATCTTCTGATAAATTTTCAATTGGCAAAGATTTTGAAATTTCATACAAAACCATACCAACAAAACAGTCTCCACAACCAGTTGTGTCAACCACATCAACTTTTATTGTATCAACAAAATATGACTTTCCCTTAAAGAAAACCATGCTACCCTTTTCGCCAAATGTTACAAGAAAAATCTTTACCTTGTCTTTTATTCTATTATAAAAGTTATTTACATCCTTTTCATATAGCAAAACCTCTTCCTCAGACATCTTCAGAATATCAACAAACCCATTTTCAACAGGCTCAATCATGGTATCCAAAGCCTTTTTTTGGCTTTCCCACAGGCTACTTCGGTAATTTGGGTCATATGAGATTGTGCTGCCACTTTGTCTTGCAATCTTTAAAAGCTCAAAGGTGGTTCTTTTGTTTTGTTCATATGTCATTGAAAGCGAGCCAAAGTGAAATATATCAGCTGATTTTATAACATTAACATCAATATCCTCTACCTTTAAGTAAACATCTGCACCATGTTTTCTTGAGAAGGAAAAAGATCTCTCACCACGGCTGTCAAGCTTTACAAACGCAAGAGTTGTAAAATACTCATCTGTCATTTTAATATTTGAAATATCAACACCACAGGTAGAAAGGCTATCTATAATCATTTTTCCAAACATATCATTTCCAACCTGTGAGATTAAATGGGATTTCCCTCCAAACTTTGCAACTGCTGCTGCCACATTTGCAGGAGCACCGCCCGGGTTTGCTTCAAACAGGTTATCTTTTACATTCAAAAAATCTATTAAAACCTCTCCGTAGCAGACAACTTTCAAAAACCAATAGCCCCCTTTTCTTTGAGTATAACATTATTATAGAACATTTAATATTCACAAGTGAATAAGATATAGAGGGATAAATAAACCTTGTGAGAAACCTTTTAATATACTCTTAAGCATACTTTTTAAAAGTTCTTTACAGAAGAAGTGTCAAAATTTTTTATAGCATATTAAAAAATAAGGGGCTCTTCTGCCCCTCTCAAAAGTCCTCAATATCATTAAACACTTATATCATGCACACTCTTAATACTTATATTCTTTACCTTCTCCTTCTCAAACACATCCTTTACCCTCTTTGTAACTATTAAAGATATACCATCAAGCAGGTTAAAATCACTGCCGTCCCAGTCCTCAGGCTCAAAATACCATCCAAACCTCCTTATCTTCTTAGTCCCATCCAGCCTCTCCTCTACTATCTCGCGATATAAATCCCATCTGCTTCTCAATATATTACTCACAACACTTATTCCCCAGTAACCTTCGCTTATTACACCCTTCTTCTTATCCTTTATCACTACCTTAAATTTCCTCCACCCCGTAAACCCATACCTCTCCAAAATCTCTATCACCCTGCTCGACACTATCAGTATTTCACTTCCTGTGGTAAGAACATCTGATAACCCTTTATTCCTTATCCTCCAAAACTCTATCGCACCTTCTTTTTCCACAATCTCATGCCCTCGTCTTAATATCTCTAAACATTTACCACTTATATAATCTTCCTGTCGCATTTCTACTTGCATTGAGCGCCAATCAGGTATAAGATGATAAAAATTGTCATAAAAACTAAAATCTAACCCTTGTGAACCCATATCTATCCGCTATCTCCCTTCCTTTTTCTATCACTTCAATTATATCAATATCCTCTATCCGATCTCCATGTTTTCTCAGCAACTTCCTCATTTCCTCTAACCATTCTCTATTATAATCATAACTTTTCTTCAAATGGTTCTTTGCATCCCACAGCCCTAAAAACCTCACATCGTGGACATTCAACCCCGCTTTTTTAAATATCAGTTCATAACGACCACCTTCCCCAAATAAACTCTGTGGAAATATGTGGTGAACTTGATATGCCTTGTTTGCCAAATCCTTTATGTTATCTATACCCAGATATTTATACAAACAATCTCGATAGTTGGATTCTTTGAAAGCACTCACACCCAACGACTTTGCCAGCTCATTGCTGCTATTTATAAAATATACTAAATCTTCTTTATTTTTTATCTCTCTTGTATTATTAGAAATCATAGCCAGTCTTCTTTCGGCATTCTCCAACCCCTCGTGAATGCTCAAATAAACTGCCTCTCTGCCATACTCTTCTGATAATTCCATCAGCTTTTTGTAATGTGAGTCTATATAGATATTTAATCCCTGGGTAAAAAATTCCCCTATCTTATCATACAGTCTTCCTGCTACTGATATTTCAAAATTCGACAATTTCCTGCAAATTTTTTCGGCAAACTCAGGTGAATATTTCGCAACAGAGTCCCTGAATTCTTTACTTGAATTTTTCTCTATTTCATCCAAATATTTAAGCCACTTTTCAATATCATCTGCTCTTCTTATATCATTAGCATTTAAAGTTAAAAACAGTAACCTTTCAACTTTCTCGATACCTGGAATCTCTTCGCCAGTTATGATGTCTTCGCCTGCTAATATTTCTATGATATCTTTAATACCACAAGGATCTAATAATCCTAAAATAGCTGAAAATAGAGTTTCGCTTGTTGATGCTCCCTCAAATTTTACGATAGGCTCTATGGTTTCTAAAAACCGTGTATGTCTATCTACAATAACCTTAGGACTTACTTGGCGTAAAATTGAGCAATATTTGTGCCCTTCAAATACACAATCATTTATAAATACTATTGTTTTGTGATAATAAGCATGTATTCCAATGCTATTGTTTCTAAATGCACAGGATAAAAATAGAATGTTTTTTGAGCCTCTTTGCAGTGTTCTAAATGCCGGTTCATCTTTGCTGTTATTGCAGTTTTCGAATATACATTCATCAAACCTCAAATTTGCATCCTTGCTGTCAACTATAACAGGGGCACTATAAAATATGCTCTTATTTATCCTGACAGGTTTGATATTTGCGCAAAGCCACAGCCCGGCTGTTGAGCAGCTATGGAATGTGGTATTTGAAACCAAAAGCTGGGAACCCTGCGGAGAACAAACCGGACTTACATATATACCCGTCTTCACATTCTTGAGTGTGCAACCATCTATCTTAACATATCCCTTGTGTCCTATGCTTAAAAAACCCGCAAATGAAGAAAGCTCTATATTCGTAATTTCGCATCTGGGTTGGTTACCACACTCCATTGGGGCTACTACCGCAAAAATGGTCATTCTTGAAGTATATTCTCTAATTGCTTTGAGTGTATTAGACTTTAATGAATTATTTGGATTTCCTATTTTCACATAAGTTTTTTTGTTAGGTCCACCTATTTTTAAGGAGCCGTAAACTTTAAACAATTCAGGGTATTTGCTGTTAACATAAATGGTTGAGCCCTCACAAATTATTAACTCTTCATCCGGTTCAATCAGAAGTTTTTCATCATTTCTTGAGCAAAAAACTATGTTTTTATTCAACATTGTAACTTTGCTTCTTTTTCTGGAATTATTTAAAGTTTGCTGCTTTTTGTAAAGAGAGCATGTTGTTGTTAAGATTACATCCTCAACTGTGTTTCTTTTCACATAAAGCGGAAGCTCTTCTCTTAAATAGAGGACTGCTTCTTCATAGTCACAT
The sequence above is drawn from the Caldicellulosiruptor bescii DSM 6725 genome and encodes:
- a CDS encoding WG repeat-containing protein: MFLKRIQDNILYKSRLILIIAIVILLLTEFKVAFANIEIERFPVKKFVYIHPQFTEVKYLDWVHGDWSRDYEIRVLVKKDGKWGIFLKKARVLVKPQFDEIEQLSTGFKVKKNEKWGFIDNTVKVLVEPVFDDVYDIYNGLLKIKVGNKFGFVNENGKIEIEPKFEDAKYFIGNMAPVKQNGKWGIIDKTGRFIAEPMYDECVIPNLPPYDKIIIISKDEKYGYVSAAGTTVVQPQFEEVELLNENLVAIKKEGKIGFADISGKILINPEYDKYYSIVGGSDNIRIIAVSKNNHIGAVSMTGHVMFEPAYEDISVVSKNILIAKKNGKWGFITFDGKVKVDFKYDEFERLIDKNFILIKKGKKVGVANLNGEIIAEPQYDYVGDPFLGPTKKDALMTGSKGKRGIIYNKIVVPPQFDVIKFCSTSKNATILTAVKKDGKWTYINKYGKLITQPQFDSVDEYFYSGVAKIIENNKIGFINENGKIITKPQFDGVTPFDDCGFAGVNQKGKWGFIDKSGKLIIKPQFEEISNFTADGLARIKLKGKWGYIEKGGKVIIKPKFNQLGIFKEGLAPAKLGGKCGYIDRKGNFAIKPQYEDALYFVGDTAAVKLNGKWGFIDKKGRFKIKPQYDEVINVYIMGYKDLRVIIKNNRTGLIDSKGNILIDPNFESIEGGNLQFLGYVLLKSTDNKYGFLLDEE
- the dapF gene encoding diaminopimelate epimerase, yielding MLFSKMHGLGNDFIVIDARGKEDIDYNLLAKKMCHRHIGVGADGILLVLDSKLADIRMRIINSDGSEAEMCGNGIRCFAKYVFERGIVKSTKFKVETLAGIIEPELFVNEYGLVDKVKVNMGKPSFKREDIPMQGDPKSDAINTSIVVDGNEYRITSLLMGVPHTILFVDDLEKVDIYTLGPKIEKHEVFPRKTNVNFVQVIDKNNIKVRTWERGAGATFACGTGSCASVIAANLNGYAERKASVHLYFGILEIEWQDDGIVFMTGPAEEVFVGEYLD
- a CDS encoding PFL family protein, whose product is MFTSQEIIETINMVKQSNLDIRTITVGISLFDCSSDIPQRFIDNMRKKIIKYAGNLKNVANEIEDMFGLPIVNKRVALTPISLLTFSYSYEDLIEVALAIDEIAKELEVDLIGGYSAAVHKNYDENTKKFISSIPDALASTDRLCSSVDVGTTRSGINLDVIAHLGFIIKDIAQKTKDKDSFGCARFVVFANAPDDNPFMAGAFHGTGEGDCCINVGISGPGVVKRALEEKKDASIDEIYETIKKMAFKITRAGQLVLQYASKKLQIPAGIVDLSLAPTPKVGDSIAEILEEIGVEKVGGYGTTFALALLNDAVKKGGAMAASFTGGLSGAFIPVSEDSGMVKGVESGTLSLEKLEAMTSVCSVGLDMIVVPGDVEAEVISAMIADEIAIGVYNNKTTAVRVIPAYGKKEGDEVNFGGLLGGSKVMKINRSSPKRLIERGGRVPPPIISLRN
- a CDS encoding ACT domain-containing protein; this translates as MRAIITVVGKDKVGIIAAISSLLAQNNVNILDISQTIMQGFFTMIMLVDLKDCKLKFSELKDLLIKKGEEIGVDVNMQHEDLFNSINRI
- a CDS encoding carbohydrate kinase family protein encodes the protein MKVVCYGEVLIDFLNVKDNLFEANPGGAPANVAAAVAKFGGKSHLISQVGNDMFGKMIIDSLSTCGVDISNIKMTDEYFTTLAFVKLDSRGERSFSFSRKHGADVYLKVEDIDVNVIKSADIFHFGSLSMTYEQNKRTTFELLKIARQSGSTISYDPNYRSSLWESQKKALDTMIEPVENGFVDILKMSEEEVLLYEKDVNNFYNRIKDKVKIFLVTFGEKGSMVFFKGKSYFVDTIKVDVVDTTGCGDCFVGMVLYEISKSLPIENLSEDEIVKIVRKANIAGALCATKKGAIPAIPEYSWVLERL